In Pseudoalteromonas sp. NC201, a single window of DNA contains:
- the fkpA gene encoding FKBP-type peptidyl-prolyl cis-trans isomerase, translating into MKQTIKLSLVAASVLALVACNKKAEEQKPAEVKLDTEVQQQAYGIGASVGNFLQKDLADKKELGIELDQELLMRGFKDALAGEAKLDEAKIREVLTSLDSSVREKQAAKVEADAKKNKEEGDKYLAENAKKEGVQVTESGLQYEVLSEGDGKKPVATDKVTVHYKGTLLDGSEFDSSYARNEPATFNLNQVIAGWTEGLQLMNTGAKYKFTIPAELAYGTRNLGKIPANSTLVFEVELLGIEDEAEEAAE; encoded by the coding sequence ATGAAACAGACGATTAAACTGTCACTCGTTGCTGCTTCAGTGTTAGCACTAGTAGCGTGTAATAAAAAAGCAGAAGAGCAGAAGCCTGCTGAAGTTAAGCTAGATACAGAGGTGCAACAGCAAGCATACGGTATCGGTGCTTCAGTTGGTAACTTCTTGCAAAAAGACTTAGCGGATAAAAAAGAGCTAGGCATTGAACTTGATCAAGAGTTATTAATGCGTGGTTTTAAAGACGCATTGGCTGGTGAAGCTAAGCTAGATGAAGCAAAAATCCGTGAAGTACTCACTTCACTAGATTCTTCTGTTCGTGAAAAGCAAGCTGCTAAAGTTGAAGCTGACGCGAAGAAAAATAAAGAAGAAGGCGATAAGTACCTAGCTGAAAACGCGAAGAAAGAAGGCGTTCAGGTGACTGAGTCAGGTCTTCAATATGAAGTGCTAAGCGAAGGCGACGGTAAAAAGCCAGTCGCAACAGACAAGGTGACAGTACATTATAAAGGTACGTTGCTAGATGGTTCTGAGTTCGATAGTTCCTACGCACGTAATGAACCTGCTACTTTCAACCTAAATCAAGTAATTGCAGGTTGGACTGAAGGTCTACAGTTAATGAACACTGGCGCTAAGTATAAGTTTACTATTCCTGCGGAGCTTGCATACGGCACTCGTAACCTTGGTAAAATTCCAGCTAACTCAACACTGGTATTTGAAGTTGAACTGCTAGGTATCGAAGACGAAGCTGAAGAAGCTGCTGAATAA
- the birA gene encoding bifunctional biotin--[acetyl-CoA-carboxylase] ligase/biotin operon repressor BirA encodes MKKPDHKKQTILAALNKGKFVSGQELGEQLGISRAAIAKHIAALQEMGVDIFRVNGRGYKLNYSLPLIHQSKLNTLWQQQFQSECPIEYHAIIDSTNSELMRRLQDKQNMGSGHVLVAEMQQAGRGRRGRVWQSPFGANLYYSYYWQFDAGMQAAMGLSIAVGLAVYDALKVLYGISVELKWPNDIYLNQQKLAGILVELEGQVEGPCHLVIGIGLNICMPESASKHIDQAWTDLQTHLGQIDKNQLVVQLTHSLSERLAQYKESGLSEMVTEWNSLNAFKGDAVTLSTGQREWRGICEGIDMQGGLLLRQDGELKAFYGGEISLRKVTS; translated from the coding sequence ATGAAAAAGCCTGATCATAAAAAGCAAACGATTTTAGCGGCCTTGAACAAAGGAAAGTTTGTCTCAGGGCAGGAGTTGGGTGAGCAATTAGGTATTAGTCGCGCGGCTATTGCAAAGCATATTGCGGCGTTGCAAGAGATGGGCGTGGATATTTTTCGAGTCAATGGCCGCGGCTATAAACTCAATTATAGCTTACCGCTTATTCATCAAAGTAAGTTGAATACTCTATGGCAACAGCAGTTTCAAAGTGAGTGTCCAATCGAATATCACGCAATTATAGACTCAACGAATAGCGAGCTAATGCGTCGTTTGCAGGACAAACAGAATATGGGCTCAGGCCATGTCTTGGTGGCAGAAATGCAGCAAGCTGGCAGAGGGCGCAGAGGTCGGGTATGGCAATCGCCCTTTGGTGCTAACCTTTATTACAGTTATTACTGGCAGTTTGACGCTGGCATGCAAGCCGCGATGGGCTTATCTATTGCTGTAGGACTTGCAGTATATGATGCGTTAAAGGTCCTTTATGGTATTTCCGTTGAATTAAAATGGCCAAACGATATATATCTCAACCAGCAAAAACTGGCGGGGATTTTAGTTGAGCTAGAAGGGCAGGTGGAAGGGCCTTGCCATCTCGTGATTGGGATTGGGCTAAATATATGTATGCCAGAATCTGCCTCTAAGCACATCGACCAAGCTTGGACAGATCTGCAAACGCACTTAGGCCAAATTGATAAAAATCAGTTAGTGGTGCAGCTCACTCACTCCTTGTCTGAGCGTCTTGCCCAGTATAAAGAGTCTGGACTAAGCGAAATGGTGACCGAATGGAATAGTCTAAATGCCTTTAAAGGTGACGCGGTGACCTTGAGTACTGGACAAAGAGAATGGCGTGGGATCTGTGAAGGCATAGATATGCAAGGCGGCTTATTGCTTAGGCAAGATGGTGAGCTTAAAGCTTTTTATGGCGGTGAAATTTCGTTAAGAAAGGTGACATCGTGA
- a CDS encoding M1 family metallopeptidase: MIKLSALTLSLAMAGLVHTADVNAAVDQHTYANLNDVITTHLHLDLDVDFEDKQLEGFVEHTLDWQNRQARTLVLDTRDLEIDKVMYQGRDDKWHTAKFDLAKRDDVKGAKLTIHFKEQAKKARIYYNSLPVASGLQWLTPQQTASKSHPFMYSQSQAIHARSWIPVQDTPAMRVTYSARVHTPKDVRAVMSADNTGALIKDGDYWFDMPQAIPPYLIAIGAGNLEYKEMSHQTAIFAEPQILDASVAEFNDTQAMIDKTNAMYGEYAWGRYDLLMLPPSFPFGGMENPRLSFITPTVVAGDKSLVNLIAHELAHSWSGNLVTNATWEDLWLNEGFTSYVENRIMEEVFGRDRAVMEQALDAAGLRAQLKTIAAPDTRMNLELNGRDPDDAFSSVPYTKGQLFLIYLEEKFGRDKFDKFVKTYFNTFSFKSLTTDEFVAYLDKNLLQQYPGIVSLEKAKEWIYEPGLPSDAPNPTSDAFEKVDALTQAWLKNEKTLADLPTDAWTVHEWLHFINNLPRDLAIERMEALDKAFKLTQSTNAERAFAWYMLAVGNGYQAIYPDLEKHLVSIGRRKLIVNLYKSLIKHGKRDWAYRVYQQARPGYHPLAQGTIDALFE, translated from the coding sequence ATGATTAAACTTTCGGCACTTACGCTCAGCCTTGCCATGGCTGGCCTTGTCCACACTGCTGATGTAAACGCAGCCGTTGACCAACACACTTACGCCAATCTTAACGATGTTATTACCACACACTTGCATTTAGACCTAGACGTTGACTTTGAAGATAAGCAGCTCGAAGGTTTTGTTGAACACACGCTAGATTGGCAGAACCGCCAAGCAAGAACACTGGTACTAGATACGCGTGACCTCGAAATCGACAAAGTGATGTATCAAGGTAGAGATGATAAATGGCATACCGCCAAGTTTGATCTTGCCAAGCGCGATGATGTGAAAGGTGCTAAGTTAACTATTCACTTTAAAGAGCAAGCAAAAAAAGCACGTATTTATTACAACAGCTTGCCAGTAGCATCAGGTCTACAGTGGTTAACACCGCAGCAAACCGCAAGTAAATCTCACCCATTTATGTATAGCCAGTCTCAAGCTATTCATGCTCGTAGTTGGATCCCTGTGCAGGATACGCCAGCAATGCGTGTGACTTACTCTGCTCGCGTACATACGCCTAAAGATGTGCGTGCGGTAATGAGTGCGGACAATACCGGCGCATTGATCAAAGATGGCGATTATTGGTTTGATATGCCGCAAGCTATCCCACCGTACCTAATTGCAATTGGTGCAGGTAACCTTGAATATAAAGAGATGTCGCACCAAACTGCGATTTTTGCAGAACCGCAAATCCTCGATGCCTCTGTTGCAGAGTTTAACGATACACAAGCGATGATCGACAAAACCAATGCCATGTATGGTGAATACGCTTGGGGTAGATACGACCTGCTCATGTTGCCGCCTAGCTTCCCGTTTGGAGGTATGGAAAATCCACGCCTGTCATTTATCACGCCAACCGTAGTTGCCGGTGACAAAAGTTTAGTAAACCTAATCGCCCATGAGTTAGCGCACTCTTGGTCTGGCAACTTAGTGACCAACGCAACATGGGAAGATCTGTGGCTAAATGAGGGTTTCACCTCTTACGTTGAAAACCGTATTATGGAAGAAGTGTTTGGTCGTGACCGCGCGGTGATGGAGCAAGCACTTGACGCGGCTGGTCTACGTGCACAACTTAAAACTATCGCCGCTCCTGATACGCGCATGAATTTAGAGCTTAATGGCCGCGATCCTGACGATGCGTTTAGCTCTGTACCTTACACTAAAGGTCAATTATTCCTTATTTATCTAGAAGAAAAGTTTGGTCGTGACAAGTTCGACAAGTTTGTTAAAACCTACTTTAACACTTTCTCTTTTAAATCACTGACTACTGATGAATTCGTCGCGTACTTAGACAAAAACTTGCTACAGCAATATCCTGGTATCGTGAGCTTAGAAAAAGCCAAAGAGTGGATTTATGAGCCAGGCTTGCCAAGCGATGCACCGAACCCAACTTCTGATGCCTTTGAAAAAGTGGATGCGCTAACTCAAGCTTGGTTAAAAAACGAGAAAACACTTGCAGATTTACCGACCGACGCTTGGACAGTACATGAATGGCTGCACTTTATTAATAACTTACCAAGAGATCTCGCTATCGAGCGTATGGAAGCCTTGGACAAGGCATTTAAGCTGACGCAATCGACCAACGCTGAACGCGCATTTGCTTGGTATATGCTAGCAGTAGGTAACGGCTATCAAGCTATTTACCCAGACCTTGAAAAGCACCTGGTAAGTATTGGTCGTCGCAAGCTTATTGTGAATTTATACAAGTCACTCATTAAGCATGGTAAACGTGACTGGGCTTACCGTGTTTACCAACAAGCACGTCCGGGATACCACCCGCTTGCTCAAGGCACCATCGACGCTTTGTTTGAATAA
- a CDS encoding Rsd/AlgQ family anti-sigma factor, with the protein MLSQLEQAQQKWGGSHSVIDAWLAERQELLVLYYKVAGCSPTRNGKALPEQVDIQSFCQILMDYLSAGHFEIYDNIVEACQEKGPESAKLAQSLYPRITDTTDTALDFNDKYAEVNQETQELADFDNDLSVLGETLELRFQLEDELIDNLYSNHTE; encoded by the coding sequence ATGCTTTCGCAGTTAGAACAAGCCCAACAGAAATGGGGAGGTAGCCATAGTGTTATTGATGCATGGTTAGCAGAGCGTCAGGAACTATTGGTTTTATATTATAAAGTTGCAGGATGCTCACCAACTCGAAATGGTAAAGCACTTCCTGAGCAAGTTGACATTCAGTCATTCTGCCAGATTTTGATGGACTACCTTTCAGCTGGTCATTTTGAAATTTATGACAACATTGTTGAGGCCTGCCAAGAAAAAGGCCCTGAAAGCGCAAAATTAGCTCAGTCACTGTACCCTCGGATCACAGATACGACTGATACCGCACTTGATTTCAACGACAAATACGCTGAAGTAAATCAAGAAACGCAAGAATTAGCAGACTTCGATAACGACTTGTCTGTATTAGGTGAAACGCTTGAGTTACGCTTCCAATTGGAAGACGAACTGATCGATAACCTTTATTCTAATCACACTGAATAG
- a CDS encoding TAXI family TRAP transporter solute-binding subunit has translation MLGLSARTISAVLSITMSLCTFASFANVDKDRSYILATASSGGTFYPVGVAIATLTKLKVTPQHGMSVSAITSAGSGDNLKLMRNKEAELAILQGLYGAWATQGTGAMASVGKQDYLRSVTMLWQNVEHFVIAKKYAKTGNVSDLKNLYSQGFGIGKRNSGTEGSGKHIMAALGVDSDKFTLVHKGYAGSSSALQNGQIAGMNIPAGVPVSAITSAYAADANGIAVLDFTDEQLNKVNTEVELWSRFEIPANTYPGQTNAIKTIAQPNFLAAHKDMSEEDVYLLTKAIYENLVFLQTIHKATKAMAIEKALMGLPAKLHPGALKYYKEIGIAVPAHLQ, from the coding sequence ATGTTAGGTCTTTCGGCTCGTACAATTTCTGCTGTGCTCAGTATCACAATGTCACTATGTACTTTTGCAAGCTTTGCTAATGTAGATAAAGACAGATCCTATATTTTGGCAACAGCCTCATCTGGTGGCACTTTTTACCCAGTAGGCGTCGCGATTGCGACACTAACTAAGCTAAAAGTCACGCCGCAGCACGGTATGAGCGTGTCGGCCATTACCTCTGCTGGTTCTGGTGATAACCTCAAACTCATGCGTAATAAAGAAGCTGAACTGGCTATTCTACAGGGTCTTTACGGTGCGTGGGCGACACAGGGGACGGGGGCAATGGCATCCGTTGGCAAACAAGATTATCTGCGTTCTGTGACTATGCTGTGGCAAAACGTAGAGCACTTTGTCATTGCTAAGAAGTATGCCAAAACGGGCAACGTCTCAGATTTGAAAAACCTATATTCACAAGGGTTTGGCATTGGTAAGCGTAACTCTGGAACGGAAGGTTCTGGGAAGCACATCATGGCTGCACTGGGCGTTGATAGTGACAAATTCACTTTGGTGCATAAAGGTTACGCGGGCTCTTCTAGCGCCCTACAAAATGGTCAGATTGCGGGAATGAATATTCCAGCAGGAGTACCTGTCAGCGCTATTACAAGTGCTTATGCAGCCGATGCCAATGGTATCGCGGTGCTGGATTTTACTGATGAGCAGCTAAATAAAGTCAACACTGAGGTAGAGCTATGGTCACGCTTCGAGATCCCAGCTAACACTTACCCCGGCCAAACTAACGCAATCAAAACGATTGCCCAGCCAAACTTTCTTGCTGCACATAAAGACATGAGTGAGGAAGATGTATATCTGCTCACCAAGGCAATTTATGAAAATTTAGTCTTTCTTCAAACCATCCATAAAGCGACTAAAGCCATGGCGATAGAAAAGGCACTCATGGGACTGCCTGCAAAACTACATCCCGGTGCGCTGAAGTATTATAAAGAAATAGGTATTGCCGTACCTGCTCATCTGCAGTAG
- the hemE gene encoding uroporphyrinogen decarboxylase, translating to MSELKNDRYLRALLKQPVDVTPVWMMRQAGRYLPEYRATRAQAGDFMSLCKNAELACEVTLQPLRRYPLDAAILFSDILTIPDAMGLGLYFETGEGPKFERPIQSLDDVKKLPKLDPTDELGYVMNAVSTIRRELKGEVPLIGFSGSPWTLATYMIEGGSSKTFGKIKKMAFAEPQTLHLLLDKVADSVIDYLNAQVKAGAQSLMIFDSWGGVLSPRDYKEFSLQYMHKIVDGLIRENDGRKVPVTLFTKNGGQWIEAIAATGCDAVGLDWTIDIADAKRRVGDKVALQGNMDPSMLHGTHERIREEVQHILAGFGEGNGHVFNLGHGITPDVDPENAGVFINAVHEFSRQYHK from the coding sequence ATGAGCGAATTAAAAAACGATCGTTATTTACGAGCGCTATTAAAACAACCAGTTGACGTCACACCAGTATGGATGATGCGCCAAGCTGGTCGTTATCTACCAGAGTATCGTGCCACCAGAGCACAAGCTGGTGACTTTATGAGCCTTTGTAAAAATGCAGAGCTGGCATGTGAAGTGACATTACAGCCGCTTCGTCGTTATCCACTAGATGCGGCGATTCTGTTTAGCGATATTTTGACTATTCCAGATGCAATGGGACTTGGACTTTACTTTGAAACCGGTGAAGGTCCAAAGTTTGAGCGTCCTATCCAATCGTTAGACGATGTTAAAAAGCTACCTAAATTGGATCCAACCGATGAGCTTGGTTATGTAATGAATGCGGTGAGCACAATTCGTCGTGAGCTTAAAGGTGAAGTACCACTTATTGGTTTCTCAGGCTCACCATGGACACTAGCGACTTACATGATTGAAGGCGGTAGCAGCAAAACATTCGGTAAGATTAAAAAGATGGCGTTTGCGGAGCCGCAGACACTGCACCTACTGCTAGATAAAGTGGCTGATTCGGTTATTGACTACCTAAATGCGCAAGTAAAAGCTGGTGCTCAGTCGCTAATGATCTTCGACTCTTGGGGCGGGGTGTTAAGCCCACGTGACTACAAAGAGTTTTCACTACAATATATGCACAAAATTGTAGACGGTCTTATTCGTGAAAATGACGGTCGTAAAGTACCTGTGACATTATTCACGAAGAACGGCGGTCAATGGATTGAAGCGATTGCAGCCACTGGATGTGATGCAGTTGGCCTTGACTGGACGATTGATATTGCCGATGCAAAACGTCGTGTAGGCGATAAAGTTGCACTACAAGGTAATATGGATCCTTCAATGCTACACGGTACCCATGAGCGTATTCGTGAAGAAGTTCAGCATATATTAGCTGGCTTTGGCGAAGGTAATGGTCATGTGTTTAACTTAGGCCATGGTATTACGCCTGATGTTGACCCTGAAAATGCAGGTGTTTTCATCAACGCGGTTCACGAATTTAGCCGTCAATATCACAAGTAA
- the murB gene encoding UDP-N-acetylmuramate dehydrogenase yields the protein MTSLQSYHTFSLPSGCESLIVITDPHALVELDFSRPFFLIGEGSNTIFLENYAGTVIKLATLGVDIEQQDDDYVVTVAAGENWHQLVTKLLDNGIDGLENLALIPGTVGAAPVQNIGAYGVEVSQFITAVRGFDIAERRFTTLTNAECEFGYRDSVFKHRLKDKFVITEVTLTLPKRWQPTLSYGPLQSLSDTATAQEICEAVIVTRNSKLPDPATLANAGSFFKNPVVDRAFAAKLQSQFPEMPAFNVDNDHVKLAAGWLIDKAGLKGCHRGAIRVYEKQALVLVHSGGSTGEDLKQLVSHIQQTVWQKFAVLLEHEVRLITKHGECQLQSVEYHEKA from the coding sequence GTGACTAGTTTGCAGTCTTATCACACTTTTTCGCTGCCGTCGGGTTGCGAGTCCCTTATTGTTATCACAGATCCACATGCGCTGGTTGAGCTCGATTTCAGTCGTCCTTTCTTTTTAATTGGGGAAGGGAGTAATACCATTTTTCTGGAAAACTATGCTGGAACCGTTATTAAGCTTGCGACCTTAGGTGTCGATATCGAGCAACAAGATGATGATTATGTCGTTACAGTCGCAGCTGGAGAAAACTGGCACCAGCTCGTTACAAAGCTGCTTGATAACGGAATTGATGGGTTAGAGAACCTCGCATTGATCCCTGGTACCGTTGGTGCGGCACCGGTACAAAATATCGGCGCCTACGGCGTTGAAGTATCACAATTTATCACCGCCGTTAGAGGGTTTGATATCGCCGAGCGGCGCTTCACGACATTAACAAATGCAGAGTGTGAATTTGGCTATCGAGATTCAGTCTTTAAACACCGCCTAAAAGATAAGTTTGTTATTACTGAAGTGACATTGACATTGCCTAAACGTTGGCAGCCAACGTTAAGTTATGGCCCTCTACAAAGCTTGAGTGATACAGCAACCGCGCAAGAGATCTGTGAAGCGGTGATAGTTACTCGAAACAGTAAATTGCCCGATCCTGCGACGCTTGCAAATGCCGGGAGCTTTTTTAAAAACCCAGTAGTTGATAGGGCGTTTGCAGCTAAGTTGCAAAGTCAATTTCCAGAGATGCCAGCGTTTAATGTGGACAATGACCATGTAAAACTTGCGGCTGGTTGGTTAATTGACAAAGCGGGTCTAAAAGGCTGCCACCGTGGAGCCATTCGTGTGTATGAGAAACAAGCACTAGTACTTGTTCATAGCGGTGGCAGCACCGGTGAAGATTTAAAACAGTTAGTGAGCCATATTCAACAAACCGTTTGGCAAAAATTTGCTGTGTTACTCGAGCATGAAGTGCGCCTTATAACAAAGCATGGTGAATGTCAGTTGCAAAGTGTGGAATATCATGAAAAAGCCTGA
- the tuf gene encoding elongation factor Tu gives MAKEKFERVKPHVNVGTIGHVDHGKTTLTAAITNVLAKVYGGEAKDFASIDNAPEERERGITISTSHVEYDTPTRHYAHVDCPGHADYVKNMITGAAQMDGAILVVAATDGPMPQTREHILLSRQVGVPYIIVFMNKCDMVDDEELLELVEMEVRELLSEYDFPGDDLPLIQGSALKALEGEKEWEDKIVELAEALDSYIPEPERDIDKPFIMPIEDVFSIQGRGTVVTGRVEAGIINVNDEVEIVGIKETTKTTCTGVEMFRKLLDEGRAGENIGALLRGTKRDEVERGQVLCKPGSIKPHTKFTSEVYVLSKDEGGRHTPFFKGYRPQFYFRTTDVTGDIQLPDGVEMVMPGDNIKMTVELIVPIAMDEGLRFAIREGGRTVGAGVVATIEE, from the coding sequence ATGGCAAAAGAAAAGTTTGAACGCGTAAAACCGCACGTAAACGTAGGTACAATCGGCCACGTTGACCACGGTAAAACAACTCTAACTGCAGCAATCACTAACGTACTTGCAAAAGTATACGGTGGTGAAGCAAAAGACTTCGCATCAATCGATAACGCTCCAGAAGAGCGTGAGCGTGGTATCACAATCTCAACTTCACACGTTGAGTATGACACACCAACTCGTCACTATGCACACGTAGACTGTCCAGGACACGCTGACTATGTTAAAAACATGATCACTGGTGCTGCACAGATGGACGGCGCGATCCTAGTAGTTGCTGCTACTGACGGTCCTATGCCTCAAACACGTGAGCACATCCTACTTTCTCGTCAGGTTGGTGTACCTTACATCATCGTATTCATGAACAAATGTGACATGGTTGACGACGAAGAGCTACTAGAGCTAGTAGAGATGGAAGTTCGTGAACTACTTTCTGAGTACGACTTCCCAGGTGATGACCTACCTCTAATCCAAGGTTCTGCGCTTAAAGCGTTAGAAGGCGAGAAAGAGTGGGAAGACAAAATCGTTGAGCTTGCAGAAGCACTAGATTCTTACATCCCAGAGCCAGAGCGTGACATCGATAAGCCATTCATCATGCCTATCGAAGACGTATTCTCAATCCAGGGTCGTGGTACAGTAGTAACAGGCCGTGTAGAAGCTGGTATCATCAACGTGAACGACGAAGTAGAAATCGTAGGTATTAAAGAAACTACGAAGACAACTTGTACGGGTGTTGAGATGTTCCGTAAGCTTCTAGACGAAGGTCGTGCGGGTGAGAACATCGGTGCACTACTACGTGGTACTAAGCGTGATGAAGTTGAACGTGGTCAAGTACTATGTAAGCCTGGTTCAATTAAGCCACACACAAAATTCACTTCAGAAGTATACGTACTTTCGAAAGATGAAGGTGGTCGTCACACTCCTTTCTTCAAAGGTTACCGTCCACAGTTCTACTTCCGTACAACAGACGTAACTGGTGACATCCAGCTACCAGACGGCGTAGAAATGGTAATGCCAGGCGACAACATCAAGATGACTGTTGAGCTAATCGTACCAATCGCGATGGACGAAGGTCTACGTTTCGCTATCCGTGAAGGTGGCCGTACAGTAGGCGCTGGTGTTGTAGCAACAATCGAAGAGTAA
- a CDS encoding type III pantothenate kinase, producing the protein MKLLIDVGNTAVKYALEHEGRISPVKESDIEWQKLTAIVCSQVGKVAGLQWVESRASEFGLVLEQAQVSARRAGVTCAYPSFKNLGIDRWLAVLAAHALYPTQDIIVIDSGTATTVDVVTAHGIHMGGWILPGIDLMISSITARAERVFCDENTPFAAEFAKNTPEAVKNGALAATLGLVHSAKQQLNNESALVLCAGGYGELIKNHMASAVFDDLLVFKGLSVWWKNPQ; encoded by the coding sequence GTGAAACTGCTAATTGACGTCGGTAATACTGCAGTTAAATATGCGCTTGAGCATGAAGGCCGTATTAGTCCTGTAAAAGAAAGTGATATTGAATGGCAAAAGCTAACCGCAATTGTCTGCTCTCAGGTTGGTAAGGTGGCGGGATTACAGTGGGTGGAAAGTCGTGCCTCTGAGTTTGGTCTTGTGCTAGAGCAAGCACAAGTATCGGCAAGGCGAGCTGGGGTAACTTGCGCCTATCCTAGTTTTAAAAATTTGGGAATTGATAGGTGGCTTGCGGTACTCGCCGCGCATGCTCTATATCCAACACAAGATATTATCGTAATTGATTCTGGCACTGCGACCACGGTTGATGTAGTGACTGCACATGGGATACACATGGGAGGGTGGATTTTACCAGGTATCGATCTCATGATTTCCAGTATTACCGCGCGTGCAGAGCGGGTATTTTGTGATGAGAACACGCCTTTTGCCGCAGAATTTGCTAAAAATACACCAGAGGCGGTGAAAAATGGTGCGTTAGCCGCAACACTTGGGCTCGTACATAGTGCAAAACAGCAACTTAATAATGAGTCTGCGTTGGTATTGTGTGCAGGTGGATATGGCGAGTTAATAAAAAATCATATGGCGTCAGCGGTTTTTGATGACCTTTTGGTATTCAAAGGGTTGTCAGTTTGGTGGAAAAACCCACAATAA